The nucleotide window AGCCTGACCCCGCCAGTAGTAGGACCAGCGAGCGTACGCAGAGCCGTGGCCTGGGTGAACCCTGTGGGATGAGGCACGCTGGTGTCCGGTCCCGGCCGGAAGGCAGGCCGGGCGCCGAACCACTCGCTAGGAGATCCCCGGCATGACCACCACAGTCGCCGCCTACGCGGCACCGTCCGCGAAGGCTCCGCTGGAGCGCACCACCATCGAGCGCCGCGAGGTCGGCGAGTTCGACGTACTGATCGACATCAAGTTCTCGGGCATCTGCCACTCCGACATCCACCAGGCCCGTGAGGGCTGGGGCGAGGCGATCTTCCCGATGGTGCCGGGTCACGAGATCGCCGGTGTCGTCGAGGCCGTCGGCTCCGGTGTCACCAAGTTCAAGGTCGGCGACCGCGTGGGCGTCGGCTGCATGGTGGACTCCTGCCGCGAGTGTGAGAACTGCGAGGCGGGCCTGGAGCAGTACTGCCTCAAGGGCAACGTCGGCACGTACAACGCCCTCGACAAGAACGGCGAGCCCACCTACGGCGGCTACTCGCAGAAGATCGTCGTCGACCAGGCCTTCACCGTGGGCATCCCCGAGGGCATCTCCCTCGACGAGGCCGCGCCTCTGCTGTGTGCCGGCATCACCACGTACTCCCCCCTCAAGCACTGGAACGCCGGCCCCGGCAAGAAGGTCGCCGTCGTCGGTCTGGGCGGGCTCGGTCACATGGCCGTCAAGCTGGCGCACGCGCTCGGTGCCGAGGTGACGGTGCTGTCGCAGTCCCTGCGCAAGCGGGAGGACGGGCTGAAGCTGGGCGCGGACCACTACTACGCGACCAGCGACCAGGAGACCTTCAAGGTGCTCGCCGGCACCTTCGACCTGATCGTCTCCACGGTCTCGGCTCCGCTGAACCTCGACGCGTACCTCTCCCTGCTGAAGACGGACGGCGCGTTCGTGAACGTGGGCGCCCCCGAGGAGCCCGTCGCGCTGAACCTCTTCTCGGTGATCGCCGGCCGCAAGACCCTCGCCGGGTCCGGTATCGGCGGCATCCAGGAGACCCAGGAGATGCTCGACTTCTGCGCCGAGCACGGTCTGGGCGCGGAGATCGAACTGATCCGCGCCGACCAGATCAACGAGGCGTACGAGCGCGTCCTGGCGAGCGACGTCCGCTACCGCTTCGTGATCGACACCGCGACGATCTGACCGCGGCCGGCCGCGGGCCGGTGGGGGGGCAGGTGGGGGCAGGGGCGGCGAGGGCGAAGGATCCCCGCCGCCCCGAGCCCGCCCTACCTTCCGAAATACGCGTCGTAGATCGTCACCTTCGACACGTTCCCCTTCTTGTCCGTCACCTCGGCGCGGAACGACACGCTCTCCCCGGCCGCCGGGTTCTTGAAGGTGAGATGACCGCCGGTGACGGCGGTCCTGGTCCACTTCTCGCCGCCGTCGAAGGAGACGTACACGGTCAGGGACTTGAGGTTCCCGCCCGCGGCCGCCCCCTGGACGGTGACCGGAACGAACGCCTTCGCACCCGTCGAGACCGTGCCGTCCAGGGCGACGCCCGTACCGAAGCGCACCACGGAGACCGGCAGCTTCGTGTCCGTACTCGTCTTCTTCGACTTGAACGTCCAGCTCGCGTCGATCCTCGACGAGACCCTCGCCAGTTCCGGCGCCCGCCGCACGGACGTCGTCAGCCGGTACGAGGCGAGCCCCGGCGGGACCTTGAACTGCCCCGCCCCGTCCAGCGCGTCCTCAGCCGAGGCGTACTTCTCGCCGTTCCGGTACAGCGTGGTCTTCGCCGACGCGTACACCGACGCCCCCGCGTGCCCCTTGCCGTCGGCGAACATCGGCAGCAGGCCGTAGAGGTGGTCGCCGTCGCGCCGGATGCCGTACGTGCCGGCGATCCTCGGCCCGAAGACAGCGACATTGAACCTCTTCGCATAGCTCCTGCCGGCCTTGAAGGCCTGGCTGTCGCCCATGGTGTAGTAGGCCTCGACGATCGGGAAGCCCTGGTCGTCGACCCCGGCGTACTGCTCGAAGTCCAGGCCCCACTTCACCCCGCCCGCGCCCGACACGTACAGCGTGCGGGTGCCGGGCAGGGTCTGCTCGACGCCGATGCCTGAGGAGGCGGAGCCGCCGGGCAGCGCGGCCCAGGCGACGACCGCGCCCTTCTTGCCGGCGACCGAGGAGCCCAGGCCGGTCTTCACCTCGGCCAGTTCGCTCTTCTTCCAGTGCTTGGTGTAGCCGGTCGCGAGCTTCTTGACCTTGCCGCCGGTCGCGGTGCCGTACTGCGTGGCGGCACCGGCCGTCCAGTGCCCCTGCCAGCTCTGCGAGAGCCTGCCACCGGTCACCGCCGGGCCGAGGTGGGCCGTACGGAAGTTCTCGTACGTGTCGAGCCACCAGCCGTACGCGTAAGTGTTGTCGCCGACCCGGACCGAGTAGTCCGGCGACGCGAACACCGACTCGGCGGAGGCGGCCGGCACGGTGATGTCGACCGGTTTCGTCTTGCGCGCGTCCAGGGTGATGTCGAGCTTCCGGTCGACAGTCAGCTGCGGCCGGGCCAGCCAGTCGGCGCCCTTCTGGATGTCGTCCTCGGCCACGATGATCGCGGAGTTGAGGATGTAACCCCCCTTGGGGGCGCGGACCTTGACGCTGCCGTCCGCGTCGTACGGCATGAACCACTTCTGGTCGGCGAGTCCGGAGACACCGGTCATGTCGATCAGGTAGTTCTCGGCGGGCTTGCCGTCCCGCCCGATCACCTTGAAGTTCACGTCGTACGACTCGACCTCCCGCTGCACGGCCGCGGCCGTCCGTACGCTCTGGCCGCCGCCGGTGGCGGTGACGTACGCGGAGTAGGCGCCGTTCAGGCCGCCGCCCAGCTTGGTGTCGACCGTCAGTTTCACGGAGGCGGTGCCGCCGCCCGCGGGGACCGTGACCTTCTTGGCGCCCAGCTCGAAGAAGCCGGCGGGGGCCGCCTTGCCCTTGGGGTCGGTGGCCGCGAGGGCGAGCGTGAGGGTGACGTCCTTCTTGCCGAGGTTCTTGTACGTGAGCTTCTCGGTCTTCGGCTTGTCGTCGGTGTGTGGCCACAGCGCGACACCGAAGCTGACGGAGACCGGGTCGGCCACGACCGTCTGCTTGATGGCCTTGTCGACCTGGATCCGGCCCGAACCCTGCTGGAACGGCGTGTACTTGCCGCCCTTCGTGGACGCGGTCAGCGCGCCCTTCAGCTCGGTGTACGTCCACTCGGGGTGCTGCTGCTTGAGGATGGCGGCGGCGCCCGCGACATGCGGGGTGGCCATCGACGTACCGGAGATGGTCAGATACCCGGCGGGTTTCTGGCCGACCTCCTTGTCGATGACGCTGTCCGGGGCCGCGGCGGCGGTGATGTCGACGCCGGGCGCGGTGACATCGGGCTTGATCCGGCCGTCCAGGCCGGGGCCGCGGCTGGAGAAGGAGGCGAGCTTGTCCTTGTCGTCGACCGCGCCGACGGTGAGCGCGGCCTCCGCACTGCCCGGGGAGCCGATGGTCTGCCCGCCGTAGTCGCCCTCGTTGCCGGCGGCGACCGCGAAGAGGATGCCCTTCTCCTTGGAGAGCTTGTTGATGGCCGCTTCCATCGGGTCGATCTCGGGGGTGTCGCCGCCGCCCAGGCTGAGGTTGACGACATCGGCGCCCTGCTCGGCCGCCCAGTCCATACCGGCGATGATCCCGGAGTCGTCACCGGAGCCGTCGTCGCTCAGCACCTTGCCGTTGAGCAGCTTGGCGCCGGGCGCGACTCCCTTGTACCTGCCCTTGGACTTCGCGCCGGTGCCGGCCGCGATCGAGGCGACGTGCGTGCCGTGGCCGTACTTGTCGGTGGTGTCGGGCGAGGCGGAGAAGTTCTTGTCGGCGATCACCTGGCCCTTGAGGTCCGGGTGGGTCGCGTCGACGCCCGTGTCCAGGACGG belongs to Streptomyces graminofaciens and includes:
- a CDS encoding NAD(P)-dependent alcohol dehydrogenase, coding for MTTTVAAYAAPSAKAPLERTTIERREVGEFDVLIDIKFSGICHSDIHQAREGWGEAIFPMVPGHEIAGVVEAVGSGVTKFKVGDRVGVGCMVDSCRECENCEAGLEQYCLKGNVGTYNALDKNGEPTYGGYSQKIVVDQAFTVGIPEGISLDEAAPLLCAGITTYSPLKHWNAGPGKKVAVVGLGGLGHMAVKLAHALGAEVTVLSQSLRKREDGLKLGADHYYATSDQETFKVLAGTFDLIVSTVSAPLNLDAYLSLLKTDGAFVNVGAPEEPVALNLFSVIAGRKTLAGSGIGGIQETQEMLDFCAEHGLGAEIELIRADQINEAYERVLASDVRYRFVIDTATI
- a CDS encoding S8 family peptidase, with amino-acid sequence MRRQVQRARSATIATAAAVALTVGLTAPASTAAEQATGDDGTTGADLTADHRITLITGDRVRIDADGRVRGLERAKGRAGVPVQVREADGHTYVVPADAARLIATGTLDRRLFDVTELSRAAIRKAHKRGLKLIVGYRGTAADARADVRDAGDTKVRRTLRTLNADAVLTPKDDAAELWKAVTDADGTAATGVAHVWLDGVRKVSLDKSVPQIGAPKAWKAGYDGKGVTIAVLDTGVDATHPDLKGQVIADKNFSASPDTTDKYGHGTHVASIAAGTGAKSKGRYKGVAPGAKLLNGKVLSDDGSGDDSGIIAGMDWAAEQGADVVNLSLGGGDTPEIDPMEAAINKLSKEKGILFAVAAGNEGDYGGQTIGSPGSAEAALTVGAVDDKDKLASFSSRGPGLDGRIKPDVTAPGVDITAAAAPDSVIDKEVGQKPAGYLTISGTSMATPHVAGAAAILKQQHPEWTYTELKGALTASTKGGKYTPFQQGSGRIQVDKAIKQTVVADPVSVSFGVALWPHTDDKPKTEKLTYKNLGKKDVTLTLALAATDPKGKAAPAGFFELGAKKVTVPAGGGTASVKLTVDTKLGGGLNGAYSAYVTATGGGQSVRTAAAVQREVESYDVNFKVIGRDGKPAENYLIDMTGVSGLADQKWFMPYDADGSVKVRAPKGGYILNSAIIVAEDDIQKGADWLARPQLTVDRKLDITLDARKTKPVDITVPAASAESVFASPDYSVRVGDNTYAYGWWLDTYENFRTAHLGPAVTGGRLSQSWQGHWTAGAATQYGTATGGKVKKLATGYTKHWKKSELAEVKTGLGSSVAGKKGAVVAWAALPGGSASSGIGVEQTLPGTRTLYVSGAGGVKWGLDFEQYAGVDDQGFPIVEAYYTMGDSQAFKAGRSYAKRFNVAVFGPRIAGTYGIRRDGDHLYGLLPMFADGKGHAGASVYASAKTTLYRNGEKYASAEDALDGAGQFKVPPGLASYRLTTSVRRAPELARVSSRIDASWTFKSKKTSTDTKLPVSVVRFGTGVALDGTVSTGAKAFVPVTVQGAAAGGNLKSLTVYVSFDGGEKWTRTAVTGGHLTFKNPAAGESVSFRAEVTDKKGNVSKVTIYDAYFGR